The nucleotide window CTCGTTGGTAACGTCGGCGAAGATGGTCGGGCGGACGTAGAAGCCCTTGTTGACCCCCTCCGGCAGACCGGGGCCGCCGGCGACGAGAGTCGCGCCTTCGTCGATACCCTTCTTGATCAGCGCCTGGATCTTGTCCCACTGGCCGCGGTTGACGACGGGGCCGATGGTGGTGCCTTCGGCGCGCGGATCGCCGGCCTTGGTCTTGTCGGCGACACCCTTGGCGATGGCGGCGACTTCCTTCATCTTCGACAGCGGCACGATCATCCGCGACGGCGCGTTGCACGACTGCCCGGAGTTGTTGAACATGTGCATTACGCCGCCGGTGACGGCCTTGGTGAGATCGGCGCCTTCGAGGATGACGTTCGGCGATTTGCCGCCAAGCTCCTGGCTGACGCGCTTCACGGTGGGCGCGGCGCGCTTGGCGACGTCGACGCCGGCGCGGGTCGAGCCCGTGAACGAGATCATGTCGATGTCGGGATGCTCGGCCATCGCCGCGCCGACTTCAGGCCCGAGGCCGTTGACGAGGTTGAACACGCCCTTCGGCACGCCCGCTTCATGGAGGATCTCGGCGAAGATCAGCGCCGAGGTCGGCGTGAACTCCGAGGGCTTGAGGATCATCGTGCAACCGGCAGCGAGCGCGGGCGCCACTTTGCAGGCGATCTGGTTGAGCGGCCAGTTCCAGGGGGTGATCATGCCGACGACGCCGAGCGGCTCGCGCACGACCACGGCC belongs to Bradyrhizobium icense and includes:
- a CDS encoding aldehyde dehydrogenase family protein, which encodes MVNRMQFYIDGAWVDPAVKKSTPVVNPATEEAMYEVALGSKADLDKAVAAAKRAFVTYSQTSREERVALLEKIIAIYKGRMKDIGAAVSDEMGAPLPMAEKLQAGAGLGHIMSTLEVLKNYHFEETLPSAVVVREPLGVVGMITPWNWPLNQIACKVAPALAAGCTMILKPSEFTPTSALIFAEILHEAGVPKGVFNLVNGLGPEVGAAMAEHPDIDMISFTGSTRAGVDVAKRAAPTVKRVSQELGGKSPNVILEGADLTKAVTGGVMHMFNNSGQSCNAPSRMIVPLSKMKEVAAIAKGVADKTKAGDPRAEGTTIGPVVNRGQWDKIQALIKKGIDEGATLVAGGPGLPEGVNKGFYVRPTIFADVTNEMTIAREEIFGPVLTIIGAKDEADAVRIANDTPYGLAGYVSGDTVESARRVARQIRAGNVNLQGVPNDRTAPFGGYKQSGNGREWGKYGLEEYLEVKAVAGYNAA